A genomic region of Leptolyngbya sp. FACHB-261 contains the following coding sequences:
- a CDS encoding DNA double-strand break repair nuclease NurA, whose product MTLKPSQLVSLLHSKRDDFAHFNHQAITDLQRYRTSLKQVAKLSAAEVDEKLRQCEAPGAIPLEPTHARTGWILNAQLNFTSREQSFDWARQRIVGVSTFAVDGSQVFPSKDLSLPIALVQVGWFENPHTLDGKYTKDVELDVMTPAELRTSNSGEPADRRVNMRRFQMETERLITYMRSRQSCENCLVFLDGSLIATFAEALDAEGQKFYVDCLLSLLRTSEQTRVPLVAYIDTSYSRDLTTLLQVLFDLPPTRSVHDAQLLNPILQRWGDRSGCFRSVRGGDTGILSDYQEHENRIAFAYLKAHEGYPVRLEFPVWLVESGLLDRVLDWVRCEVIIGGGYPYVIETADQTAVLQAEDRYTFYRILQDWAEQEELSLRFSRKMVSKVRRRR is encoded by the coding sequence ATGACGCTCAAACCCTCGCAACTAGTCAGCCTTTTGCACAGCAAACGGGATGACTTTGCCCATTTCAATCACCAGGCGATTACAGATCTACAGCGCTATCGAACCAGCTTGAAACAGGTTGCTAAGCTCTCAGCCGCTGAAGTCGATGAGAAGTTGCGCCAGTGCGAAGCGCCAGGGGCGATCCCGTTAGAACCCACTCATGCCAGGACGGGTTGGATACTGAACGCGCAGCTCAATTTCACTAGCCGTGAGCAGAGCTTTGATTGGGCCCGCCAACGCATTGTTGGTGTCTCTACGTTCGCGGTTGACGGCTCTCAAGTTTTTCCTAGCAAAGACTTGTCACTGCCGATTGCATTGGTGCAAGTGGGTTGGTTTGAGAACCCTCACACTTTAGATGGCAAGTACACCAAAGATGTCGAACTCGATGTCATGACACCCGCGGAATTGCGCACTAGTAATAGTGGTGAACCCGCCGACCGACGCGTGAATATGCGCCGCTTCCAGATGGAAACTGAGCGGCTCATCACCTATATGCGTTCGCGTCAGTCCTGCGAGAATTGCCTAGTTTTTCTAGATGGTTCTTTGATCGCGACCTTCGCTGAAGCACTGGATGCTGAGGGGCAAAAATTTTATGTAGATTGTCTCCTCAGCTTATTGCGCACGAGTGAACAAACTCGTGTGCCGCTAGTGGCTTACATCGATACCAGTTACAGCCGTGATCTGACGACGCTGCTACAAGTTTTATTCGATCTACCGCCAACCCGCTCGGTTCATGATGCGCAGTTACTCAACCCGATTTTGCAGCGTTGGGGCGATCGATCCGGCTGTTTTCGCAGTGTGCGCGGCGGTGATACTGGTATTTTGAGTGACTATCAAGAACACGAAAATCGCATTGCCTTCGCCTATCTCAAAGCCCACGAAGGCTATCCTGTGCGTTTGGAGTTTCCTGTCTGGCTGGTGGAGTCGGGCTTGCTGGATCGTGTCTTAGATTGGGTTCGCTGCGAAGTGATTATTGGCGGTGGTTATCCTTATGTAATTGAGACTGCCGATCAAACTGCTGTGCTTCAGGCAGAAGATCGCTACACCTTCTACCGCATCTTGCAGGATTGGGCTGAGCAGGAAGAGCTATCCTTGCGCTTCTCACGCAAGATGGTCAGCAAAGTGCGACGGCGGCGTTAG
- the mrdA gene encoding penicillin-binding protein 2, producing MAISPLHSGFLKAPGSATNHATRTRQAIVLGVLTTLMTVGLGCRLAQLQLLEGTYNRELAEQNRVRPVPIPADRGRILDRKGRILAGNRLSRSVYLWPREESPAQWKQTAARLETLLKIPAAEILEKLKQTGYHSAMPVRISRDLSPRTFVLLSEQLAQFPGVEIWPESSRYYPNGDLAAHVLGYIGEATADDLKAHPEYRMGAIVGQMGIERIAEKQLQGVSGGRQVEVDARGQELRLLAIQAPVSGTSVQTTLDVDLQKAAEAALGKRRGGVVALDIKTGAILVLASGPTFDPNIFTRRISQAQWERLQGESQPFLNRALQGYPPGSTFKPVTAVAGIESGKYSPNSRVGTYAYINLGGHLFHEHGSSAGVIGFTQALAVSSNTFFYQVGLRTGPEEISKWSRKLGIGETEILGFTGGSRGQVPTPAEKEKLYGEPWYGGDTVSMSIGQGLVQVTPLELAVIYSAIANGGWRVKPHLLASQNNLPAIRPEQTGLSPSTISTIRSGLIAVVQRGTARRLNDGSIPLTAGKTGTAEVPGQKDNALYVGFGPVSNPQIAIAVVVENGGFGAVSAVPIAHEVYKAYFKNHRP from the coding sequence ATGGCAATATCTCCCCTGCACAGTGGGTTCTTAAAGGCCCCTGGTTCTGCTACCAACCACGCAACCCGTACCCGGCAGGCGATTGTCTTGGGTGTGCTGACCACACTAATGACCGTTGGCCTCGGTTGCCGTCTAGCCCAACTTCAACTGTTAGAAGGCACTTACAACCGTGAACTAGCCGAGCAGAATCGCGTTCGTCCAGTGCCGATCCCTGCTGATCGGGGTCGGATCCTCGACCGCAAAGGCCGCATTCTGGCTGGAAACCGTTTGTCCCGCTCCGTTTACCTATGGCCCCGTGAGGAGTCCCCAGCCCAGTGGAAACAGACGGCAGCCCGATTGGAAACCTTGCTCAAGATTCCAGCCGCTGAGATTCTCGAGAAGCTGAAGCAGACGGGCTACCACTCCGCCATGCCAGTTCGCATCAGCCGGGATCTAAGCCCCCGCACTTTTGTTTTACTGAGCGAGCAGTTGGCTCAGTTTCCTGGTGTGGAGATCTGGCCAGAGTCCAGCCGATACTACCCCAACGGTGATCTGGCAGCGCATGTGTTGGGTTACATCGGTGAGGCCACCGCTGACGATCTCAAGGCTCACCCGGAATATCGGATGGGCGCTATCGTTGGGCAGATGGGCATCGAGCGAATCGCTGAGAAGCAGTTGCAGGGCGTCTCTGGGGGGCGCCAGGTAGAGGTCGATGCTCGGGGCCAAGAGTTGCGCTTGTTAGCAATTCAGGCGCCAGTTTCTGGGACCTCTGTGCAAACAACTCTAGACGTCGATTTGCAGAAAGCGGCTGAAGCAGCGCTCGGTAAGCGTCGAGGCGGCGTGGTTGCGCTCGATATTAAGACGGGCGCAATCTTGGTCCTGGCTAGCGGCCCGACTTTTGATCCCAATATCTTCACGCGCCGCATCTCTCAGGCGCAATGGGAACGCCTGCAAGGAGAATCTCAGCCCTTCCTGAACCGGGCCTTACAGGGCTACCCACCGGGCAGCACCTTCAAGCCTGTGACCGCAGTGGCTGGCATCGAGTCCGGCAAATATTCTCCCAACTCGCGCGTGGGCACCTATGCCTATATCAACTTGGGCGGGCATTTATTCCACGAGCATGGCAGCAGTGCTGGCGTAATCGGCTTCACCCAAGCCCTCGCAGTCAGCAGCAACACCTTTTTCTATCAGGTGGGGTTGAGGACCGGACCTGAGGAGATTTCTAAGTGGTCCCGCAAACTGGGCATTGGCGAGACCGAAATTTTAGGCTTCACTGGGGGTAGCCGCGGTCAGGTTCCCACCCCAGCAGAGAAGGAAAAGCTCTACGGTGAACCCTGGTACGGGGGAGACACGGTGAGCATGTCCATTGGTCAAGGTCTGGTCCAGGTGACTCCTCTGGAACTAGCCGTGATCTATTCAGCCATCGCTAATGGCGGTTGGCGCGTGAAGCCTCACCTGCTAGCCTCACAGAACAACCTGCCTGCTATCCGACCTGAGCAAACGGGCCTCTCCCCTAGCACGATTTCGACCATTCGCAGTGGTCTCATCGCTGTGGTCCAGCGTGGTACTGCTCGACGGCTAAATGACGGTTCAATTCCGCTGACTGCAGGCAAAACTGGCACCGCCGAAGTTCCAGGACAGAAGGACAACGCGCTGTATGTCGGCTTTGGACCGGTGAGTAATCCTCAAATCGCCATTGCTGTAGTCGTGGAGAATGGCGGCTTTGGTGCTGTCTCAGCCGTTCCTATCGCCCACGAAGTTTACAAGGCGTACTTCAAGAATCACCGTCCCTGA
- a CDS encoding amino acid ABC transporter permease: MKILDTFFNWRVRWDSLPLLLEGLRLTVLLGGAIIFLSTLLGLVVALVRLYAPRPLRFLAVIFIDVMRAMPLLVMLVLVYYALPFVGLTLAPFTAALWAISLVGSAYAAEIFRAGIQAIPRGQLEAAHALSLNYWSLMGDVVLPQAMRIVIPPLTNNAISLIKDTALASVVAMPELLKQATQQQALAANPTPLIGAALLYLLLLLPLVRLVVFFEQRFRAESRS, encoded by the coding sequence ATGAAAATCTTGGACACCTTTTTCAATTGGCGCGTTCGCTGGGACTCGTTGCCGTTACTGCTTGAGGGTCTGCGGTTAACGGTCTTGTTGGGAGGTGCAATTATTTTCCTGAGCACCCTGCTAGGGCTCGTCGTGGCGCTAGTGCGGTTATATGCGCCTCGGCCTCTGCGTTTTCTGGCGGTTATTTTTATCGATGTCATGCGGGCGATGCCGCTGCTGGTGATGCTGGTCTTGGTGTACTACGCCTTGCCCTTTGTCGGACTCACGCTCGCCCCGTTTACGGCTGCCTTGTGGGCAATCTCTCTGGTGGGCAGTGCTTATGCTGCGGAGATCTTCCGGGCTGGTATCCAGGCGATACCGAGAGGCCAACTGGAAGCTGCTCACGCCTTGAGCCTCAACTACTGGAGCCTGATGGGGGATGTAGTGCTGCCACAGGCAATGCGCATTGTCATTCCACCATTAACTAACAATGCCATTTCACTGATCAAAGATACGGCCCTGGCCTCAGTTGTTGCGATGCCAGAATTGCTGAAACAAGCAACCCAACAACAGGCATTAGCGGCCAATCCAACACCCCTGATCGGTGCCGCTCTGCTGTATTTGTTATTGCTGCTGCCGTTAGTGCGGTTAGTTGTGTTCTTTGAGCAGCGATTTCGGGCGGAGAGCCGCTCATGA
- a CDS encoding alpha/beta fold hydrolase, which yields MTALAAGWQHQFVETNGIRLHCVLQGEGDLVVLLHGFPEFWYSWRHQIPVLAKHFKVVAPDLRGYNDSDKPESGYDMQTLMDDIRGLITALGYKRAHIVAHDWGGSIAWHLAQQYPKVVDRLVVLNCPHPQRMVQELVTNLDQLRRSWYFLGFQVPWLPEWLIQRNLNEFVRRLFQEQAIRKGAFSSRDIEIYQAALAKPGVLPAAINYYRAMFAPAQLPKLFTQVATPITAPTLLLWGEEDFALSKKLTEDTERFISAPFLLKYISQCGHWIQQEAPQTVNRELLTFLRADQEKSNGKLGQGR from the coding sequence ATGACCGCCCTCGCCGCTGGCTGGCAGCACCAATTTGTTGAAACCAATGGAATTCGTCTGCACTGCGTACTGCAGGGCGAAGGCGACCTCGTGGTTTTGTTGCATGGCTTTCCTGAGTTTTGGTATTCCTGGCGCCACCAAATTCCGGTTCTCGCCAAACACTTTAAGGTCGTTGCACCTGATCTACGAGGCTACAACGACTCCGATAAGCCGGAAAGTGGCTACGACATGCAGACCCTGATGGATGACATACGGGGTCTCATTACCGCTCTAGGCTACAAGCGCGCTCACATCGTCGCCCATGACTGGGGTGGCTCGATTGCCTGGCATTTGGCCCAGCAATACCCCAAAGTTGTGGATCGACTGGTGGTGCTGAACTGCCCTCACCCCCAGCGGATGGTTCAAGAACTGGTCACTAACCTAGATCAGTTGCGTCGCAGCTGGTACTTCCTGGGCTTTCAGGTGCCCTGGTTACCGGAGTGGTTAATCCAGCGCAATCTCAATGAGTTTGTGCGTCGTCTGTTTCAGGAACAAGCGATTCGCAAAGGCGCTTTTTCTTCGCGAGACATCGAGATTTATCAGGCGGCTCTGGCTAAGCCGGGTGTTCTACCCGCCGCAATCAATTACTACCGTGCAATGTTTGCGCCCGCCCAACTGCCCAAGCTCTTCACCCAGGTAGCCACGCCAATTACTGCGCCCACGTTGCTGCTTTGGGGCGAGGAAGACTTCGCCTTGAGCAAAAAACTCACTGAGGACACCGAGCGCTTTATTAGCGCTCCCTTCTTGCTGAAATACATTAGCCAGTGCGGCCATTGGATTCAGCAAGAAGCCCCACAAACCGTGAATCGGGAACTGCTCACGTTTCTGCGCGCTGATCAGGAAAAGAGCAATGGCAAGTTAGGTCAGGGACGGTGA
- a CDS encoding alpha/beta fold hydrolase — MPDSNNNSPLEPNRAQDNQNQNRPFFITPKQVNVARGQEGRSKSDRPLFVYASGMDGTGQLLHTQTAGLEQGFEVRCLALPPWNHDDWDSLATALVELVWAELGKARPGSPLRRSVYLCGESFGGCLALRTAVKAPELFTHIVLINPASSYHRRPWLYWLGQLSNYTPDSLYRTAALGLLPFLSNPSRILTANRRALLDAMRMVPVQTASWRMSLLYNFRISPEELAQLTQPVLLIAGGADRLLPSVTEVQWLHEQLPNSKALVLPQCGHACLLEETVNLYEILKQQEFLAPEAQPAAVE, encoded by the coding sequence ATGCCAGATTCCAACAACAACAGTCCGCTCGAACCCAACCGGGCCCAGGATAATCAGAACCAGAACCGCCCCTTCTTCATTACACCGAAGCAGGTAAACGTGGCGCGGGGACAGGAGGGGCGCAGCAAGTCTGACCGGCCCCTGTTTGTCTACGCCTCCGGAATGGACGGCACGGGGCAGCTCCTGCACACGCAAACCGCAGGTCTGGAGCAGGGCTTTGAGGTGCGCTGCCTGGCTCTTCCGCCTTGGAACCACGATGATTGGGATAGTCTAGCGACAGCTTTGGTCGAGTTAGTCTGGGCAGAACTGGGTAAGGCTAGGCCGGGTTCCCCGTTGCGGCGGTCGGTCTACTTATGTGGGGAATCCTTCGGCGGCTGTCTCGCCCTGCGCACTGCGGTCAAAGCGCCAGAGCTGTTCACCCATATCGTGTTGATAAACCCGGCTTCTTCTTACCATCGGCGACCCTGGCTGTACTGGCTTGGTCAACTATCTAATTACACGCCTGACAGTCTTTACCGAACTGCGGCTTTGGGGCTGCTACCGTTTCTATCGAATCCCAGCCGGATCTTAACGGCGAATCGTCGCGCGCTTCTGGATGCTATGCGAATGGTGCCAGTCCAAACGGCTAGCTGGCGAATGTCTCTGCTATATAACTTTCGGATCAGCCCTGAAGAGCTAGCCCAACTCACTCAGCCAGTTTTACTGATCGCAGGCGGTGCCGATCGCTTGCTACCTTCGGTGACTGAGGTGCAGTGGTTGCATGAGCAGTTGCCAAATTCTAAAGCGCTGGTGCTGCCCCAATGCGGCCATGCTTGCTTGCTAGAGGAGACTGTAAACCTTTACGAGATTCTGAAGCAGCAGGAGTTTCTAGCGCCAGAAGCACAACCAGCGGCTGTGGAGTAG
- a CDS encoding zinc-binding dehydrogenase yields MLAALLYGQEDLRLEDLPRPEPGPGEIVVQVSVATTCGTDLKVWRRGNHAKMLGANGGPVPFGHEFAGVITSLGEGISDWQIGERVIANNSAPCGVCFYCQRQQVSLCSDLTFNNGTFAEYLRIPAAIVRSNLLRIPDPLPDYLAALTEPLACVLHGAARSNVRSGDTVAVLGDGAIGLMFVAALQQWDVKVLLFGGQPERLILGQQLGATAVFNYHELADIPAVVREHTQGQGADVVIEAAGVTTAWETAIACARPGATVNLFGGCPRNTQISVSTERLHYSELTLKGVFHNTPYYVREALGLLSSRRFPLELLVSDQQPLSNIEQVFQQMKARKALKVALRPSA; encoded by the coding sequence GTGCTGGCTGCTCTACTTTATGGACAAGAAGATCTGCGGTTGGAAGATCTGCCACGGCCGGAACCTGGACCGGGTGAAATTGTGGTCCAGGTCAGCGTTGCAACGACCTGTGGCACTGATTTAAAAGTTTGGCGTCGCGGTAACCACGCCAAAATGCTTGGGGCGAATGGCGGACCTGTGCCCTTTGGTCACGAATTTGCTGGGGTGATTACCAGCCTGGGAGAGGGTATCAGTGACTGGCAGATTGGTGAACGAGTAATCGCTAACAACTCAGCACCATGTGGGGTTTGCTTTTACTGCCAACGTCAACAAGTTTCTCTGTGCTCAGACCTGACGTTTAACAATGGCACCTTTGCCGAGTACCTACGCATTCCCGCAGCCATTGTGCGCTCTAACTTGCTACGCATTCCTGACCCATTGCCCGACTATCTAGCTGCCCTCACTGAGCCTCTAGCTTGCGTGCTCCATGGTGCTGCTCGCTCCAATGTACGGAGCGGGGATACGGTAGCGGTATTAGGAGATGGGGCGATTGGACTGATGTTTGTGGCCGCCTTACAGCAATGGGATGTCAAAGTATTGTTGTTTGGTGGTCAGCCAGAGCGTCTGATTTTAGGTCAGCAGCTAGGGGCAACCGCTGTGTTTAACTATCACGAATTAGCCGATATTCCAGCAGTGGTGCGTGAGCACACTCAAGGACAAGGAGCTGATGTCGTCATTGAAGCAGCTGGTGTAACGACAGCCTGGGAGACGGCCATTGCTTGTGCGCGTCCAGGGGCTACAGTCAACTTATTCGGCGGCTGTCCTCGCAACACCCAAATTTCGGTGAGCACTGAGCGCCTCCATTACAGCGAATTAACGCTCAAAGGCGTTTTTCACAACACACCTTACTACGTCCGGGAAGCTCTAGGTTTACTGTCGTCTCGCCGTTTTCCATTGGAACTATTGGTGAGTGACCAACAGCCGTTGAGCAATATTGAGCAAGTGTTCCAACAAATGAAAGCCCGAAAAGCGCTCAAAGTTGCCCTCCGACCCAGCGCGTAA
- a CDS encoding 1-acyl-sn-glycerol-3-phosphate acyltransferase — translation MLPDSLLLSTPLNTSRLLLSLLGMRVRVHHQSRLPERGPTLVVSNHRSFIDAPLLMVGLGRSIRFACHHYMSQVPVMRELVNQLGCFPLSEADHRQQSFFQQASALLRARQMVGVFPEGGEPMTQFTAPDQMSKFHRGFAHLALRAPVSDLAVVPVAIVSQEEVSPPAIPLRLLSWFDPSEPLFQREGWHPMVVYRQVEVVIGKPVWITQAQREAYRGRQAGRVAAELSRSCQNQIELLQQSRLETPVGFSPAFS, via the coding sequence ATGCTACCGGACAGTCTGCTGCTAAGCACCCCGCTGAACACCTCCCGCCTGCTGCTCTCCCTATTGGGAATGCGAGTGCGGGTCCATCATCAAAGCCGCCTACCGGAGCGAGGCCCGACGCTGGTCGTCAGCAATCACCGCAGCTTTATCGATGCACCTCTGTTAATGGTGGGTTTGGGGCGCTCGATCCGCTTTGCCTGCCATCACTACATGAGCCAGGTGCCCGTCATGCGGGAGTTGGTCAATCAGTTAGGCTGCTTTCCTTTGTCTGAAGCTGACCACCGGCAACAAAGCTTTTTCCAACAGGCCAGTGCCCTACTGCGGGCTCGCCAAATGGTGGGGGTTTTCCCTGAGGGTGGTGAGCCAATGACGCAATTCACGGCTCCAGATCAGATGAGCAAGTTTCATCGAGGCTTTGCGCATTTAGCGCTACGGGCTCCGGTGTCCGATTTAGCTGTAGTGCCAGTGGCCATTGTGTCGCAGGAAGAAGTGAGCCCGCCTGCCATTCCTTTGCGGTTGTTGAGCTGGTTCGATCCCAGTGAACCACTGTTTCAACGCGAGGGCTGGCACCCAATGGTGGTTTATCGTCAGGTCGAGGTGGTGATTGGCAAGCCTGTGTGGATTACCCAAGCGCAGCGAGAAGCCTATCGGGGCCGTCAAGCGGGTCGGGTAGCGGCTGAGCTGTCTCGTAGCTGCCAAAACCAGATTGAACTGCTGCAGCAATCGCGGTTAGAGACTCCAGTTGGCTTTAGTCCTGCTTTTTCCTGA
- a CDS encoding sensor histidine kinase KdpD: MALNAGKQARLGKRLLNPLVRNTKALLARLQVPPGSADYEAWRHRFLMERLQLGLWVAFACLITFVLRDLYNVAFPLKEMQGMPQELAGLWIVMDTLTVLLLLAGLVLRRTQWGYRHPTVLFLGLSWSLTLVPQVLTTLRGLPLPDLLSWSLVFLTQATLIPIRWQLHLISQLGVLVYYVGVYSALGLTVIQGQSIYNVTIFLYLFWFCFICDLAVYLYERLQQAEFESRRELRVFLHAVSHDLRTPVMGTSMVLQKLLQQPTEDVSVTKTTLQRMLQGNERQLTLINSLLEAHLSELQGVVLHCEPVQLCALVQSVLADLDPLLIKSQVVLVNQIADDLPLIQADPIQLWRVFGNLIANALKHNPPGLKLLLTATPEQNFIRCTIEDNGIGINPSQLRRLFELYVRGTRSRYTPGLGLGLYLCRQIITAHGGDIGVSSELEAGSTFWFTLPCAGQTALPRALP, translated from the coding sequence ATGGCACTGAACGCTGGTAAGCAAGCACGGCTGGGTAAAAGGCTACTAAATCCACTCGTGAGAAATACAAAAGCGCTACTGGCGCGCTTGCAAGTACCACCGGGTTCTGCTGACTATGAAGCTTGGCGGCATCGCTTTCTCATGGAACGCCTTCAGTTAGGTCTATGGGTGGCCTTTGCTTGTCTGATCACGTTTGTGCTGCGCGACCTCTACAACGTAGCCTTCCCGTTGAAAGAGATGCAGGGCATGCCCCAAGAGCTGGCAGGTCTGTGGATTGTCATGGACACGCTCACGGTGCTGCTGCTACTGGCGGGTTTAGTTTTGCGCCGTACGCAGTGGGGTTATCGCCATCCCACTGTCTTGTTTTTGGGGCTTTCCTGGTCTCTGACCTTGGTGCCTCAGGTTCTAACCACTCTTAGAGGCTTACCTCTACCCGATCTGCTGTCCTGGAGTTTGGTGTTTCTTACCCAGGCCACGCTTATTCCAATCCGCTGGCAGTTGCATCTGATCTCGCAATTAGGAGTTTTGGTTTATTACGTCGGCGTTTATTCGGCTTTGGGCTTGACCGTCATTCAAGGCCAATCCATCTATAACGTCACTATCTTTTTGTATCTCTTTTGGTTTTGCTTCATTTGCGATCTAGCTGTGTATCTGTATGAGCGTTTACAGCAAGCTGAGTTTGAATCCCGCCGCGAATTGAGAGTATTTTTGCACGCAGTTTCTCACGACCTGCGCACACCGGTCATGGGAACCTCGATGGTTTTGCAGAAATTGTTGCAGCAGCCTACCGAGGACGTCTCTGTTACCAAAACAACTCTCCAACGTATGCTTCAGGGTAACGAACGTCAACTGACGCTGATTAACTCACTGCTAGAAGCTCATTTGAGCGAATTGCAGGGGGTCGTTCTACACTGCGAGCCGGTGCAACTTTGTGCTCTGGTCCAGTCGGTGCTCGCCGATTTGGACCCTTTGCTAATCAAAAGTCAAGTCGTGCTGGTTAATCAGATCGCGGATGATCTACCGCTGATTCAAGCTGACCCGATTCAGCTTTGGCGCGTGTTTGGCAACCTAATCGCCAATGCCCTGAAACATAATCCCCCCGGGCTTAAGCTACTGCTCACAGCAACACCGGAGCAAAATTTTATCCGTTGCACCATTGAGGACAATGGAATCGGCATAAACCCATCCCAGCTTCGGCGCCTATTCGAGCTGTATGTCCGCGGTACTCGCAGCCGCTACACTCCTGGTCTCGGTTTGGGCTTGTACCTTTGCCGTCAAATCATCACGGCCCATGGTGGTGATATTGGTGTAAGCAGTGAGCTCGAAGCTGGCTCAACTTTCTGGTTTACCCTGCCTTGTGCTGGACAAACCGCCTTGCCCCGAGCCTTGCCCTAA
- a CDS encoding molybdenum cofactor biosynthesis protein MoaE, which yields MTTGLPSTTRTDTRTDNFVISFAPLSLDEVYALAEDESNGAIVVMSGTVRAQTEGRAVEFLEYQAYEPMAIKIFEQIARDIHQRWPEAGQVVIHHRIGKLGIGEISVLVAVGCPHRAEAFDACRYAIDTLKHNAPIWKKEHWIDGSSTWVSIGACEQPEGC from the coding sequence ATGACAACTGGTCTCCCCTCTACCACCCGCACCGACACCCGCACCGATAATTTTGTGATTAGCTTTGCGCCCCTGTCGCTCGATGAGGTTTACGCCTTGGCTGAGGATGAGAGTAACGGCGCTATCGTGGTGATGAGCGGTACTGTGCGAGCACAAACAGAAGGGCGGGCCGTTGAGTTCCTGGAGTATCAGGCCTATGAACCGATGGCGATCAAGATCTTTGAGCAGATTGCCCGTGACATTCACCAACGCTGGCCAGAAGCAGGCCAGGTTGTCATTCATCACCGCATTGGCAAGCTAGGCATTGGTGAGATCAGCGTTTTAGTGGCTGTCGGTTGCCCTCATCGAGCTGAAGCCTTTGACGCTTGCCGTTATGCGATCGATACACTCAAACACAACGCACCCATTTGGAAGAAAGAGCACTGGATTGATGGCAGCAGCACTTGGGTCAGCATCGGTGCTTGTGAGCAGCCAGAAGGTTGTTGA
- a CDS encoding basic amino acid ABC transporter substrate-binding protein — protein MSSLTGLAAAIAFAGCTNTPPSANSAAISSEPSAAANSATDTSQPLKVGANVGNVPWEFEGKSGKLVGFEIDLINEIAKRLGRQVEFVNTPFTGLFPAVLSNRIDAAVSSITITPKRMETLDFAQPYYDSDQLLTVKANSGITSVKDLKGKVVAVDTGSTGDIWVKDHLQEYSFKEVRRFEGLNPAMLDLTAGRFDGYISDIPATLYYTKDKPELKVVERIKAGEQYSVMFAKGNPLRDEFNTQIEALKKDGTLAKLYEKWFGSAPEAGTSTVEVVPLPSPSP, from the coding sequence TTGAGCAGCCTGACAGGTCTGGCAGCAGCGATTGCCTTTGCTGGTTGTACCAACACTCCTCCCAGCGCTAACTCTGCTGCTATTAGCTCTGAGCCCAGCGCCGCCGCTAATTCTGCCACCGATACCAGCCAGCCCCTGAAAGTAGGCGCTAATGTGGGCAATGTGCCCTGGGAGTTTGAGGGCAAAAGCGGTAAATTAGTTGGCTTTGAGATCGACTTAATTAACGAGATTGCCAAACGTTTGGGCCGCCAGGTTGAGTTTGTCAATACGCCCTTCACAGGTCTCTTTCCTGCGGTGTTGTCGAATCGGATCGATGCTGCGGTGTCTTCGATTACGATTACCCCCAAACGTATGGAAACCCTCGATTTTGCCCAGCCCTACTATGACAGTGACCAGTTGCTTACAGTCAAAGCCAACAGCGGCATTACTTCAGTCAAAGACCTCAAAGGCAAAGTAGTTGCAGTGGATACCGGCTCAACCGGCGATATTTGGGTTAAAGACCACCTGCAAGAATACAGCTTTAAAGAAGTACGGCGTTTTGAGGGCTTAAATCCTGCCATGCTGGACCTAACTGCAGGCCGGTTTGATGGCTATATTTCTGATATTCCAGCCACCCTTTACTACACCAAAGATAAGCCCGAACTCAAAGTGGTTGAGCGAATCAAAGCAGGCGAGCAATACAGTGTGATGTTTGCCAAAGGTAATCCGCTGCGCGATGAGTTTAACACCCAAATTGAAGCGCTCAAAAAGGATGGAACCTTGGCAAAGCTCTATGAGAAATGGTTTGGCAGTGCACCTGAAGCAGGAACTTCCACCGTAGAAGTGGTGCCACTGCCTAGCCCCAGTCCTTAA